A genomic window from Coccinella septempunctata chromosome 9, icCocSept1.1, whole genome shotgun sequence includes:
- the LOC123320173 gene encoding testicular acid phosphatase homolog: MKLIQFEINWLIFSFVFVFSSAQKEQVKNDDNELLLSIVIFREGDRTPLILQENDPFMEKWVASGLGILTKVGRKKMHSFGKYLQKRYKTNLDPIKLRKSITVHSVEYDRHIRSAREVITGLLSTFPRSIRRPYIPIITDSTESVRMIEPCPAYEKELQNFIHKNNTFSQLDLDEKDIYNLIQQNTKCSCNSFRDVKKCVDPMVCERSEGLGLPSWCNETCYQRVMHLLDMDWKVEVSDPKLLNLRMQPFVDLMLKKMNGYVTGSEKEFQLFLYSSIGYAIPVLMDSIGVDNITPHVPKFGAALIVELRDVGGKKIVNMYYQSSKVGELKKLSIRGCGEDCEYSEILKLLPPLLKKKRLSCAK, translated from the exons ATGAAACTTATACAGTTTGAGATTAATTGGTTGATATTTTCTTTTGTCTTTGTCTTCTCGTCTGCCCAAAAGGAACAAGTGAAAAACGACGATAATGAACTGCTACTATCTATTGTT ATATTCAGAGAAGGAGATCGTACACCTTTAATTCTTCAAGAAAATGATCCATTTATGGAGAAATGGGTAGCTTCAGGCTTGGGAATACTAACTAAG GTTGGCAGGAAAAAGATGCACTCGTTTGGCAAATACCTCCAGAAACGCTACAAAACGAATCTGGACCCGATAAAATTACGAAAATCTATCACAGTCCACTCCGTCGAGTATGACCGTCATATCAGATCCGCCAGAGAGGTGATCACAGGCTTGTTATCCACTTTCCCACGATCCATACGGAGACCCTACATTCCGATCATCACAGATTCGACTGAAAGCGTCAGGATGATAGAGCCCTGTCCTGCATACGAGAAAGAGCTTCAGAATTTCATCCACAAGAATAATACCTTCAGTCAGTTGGATCTGGACGAAAAGGATATTTACAATTTGATCCAGCAAAACACCAAATGCTCGTGCAACAGCTTTAGGGACGTTAAGAAATGCGTGGATCCGATGGTTTGCGAAAGATCAGAAGGCTTAGGGTTACCTTCATGGTGTAACGAAACTTGCTATCAACGTGTGATGCACCTGCTTGATATGGATTGGAAGGTTGAAGTGTCTGATCCTAAACTGTTGAATCTGAGGATGCAGCCTTTCGTGGATCTGATGTTGAAGAAGATGAACGGCTACGTGACAGGTTCGGAGAAGGAGTTTCAGCTCTTCCTATACTCATCAATCGGCTACGCCATACCAGTGCTCATGGACAGCATTGGAGTGGACAACATAACACCACATGTTCCCAAATTCGGAGCAGCCTTGATCGTGGAATTGAGGGATGTTGGCGGGAAAAAAATCGTCAATATGTACTACCAGAGTTCGAAAGttggagaattgaaaaaattatccaTA
- the LOC123321112 gene encoding prostatic acid phosphatase-like: MTMSSSVGVWVLVCAISSHLSVAQDLVAVTVLYRHGHRSILDPYPTDPYRNESFWPVPFGELTNIGKNQHYALGKWLRQRYTSFLSRKYMAKEIHIRSSNYDRCLMSAASNLAGLYPPEGDQIWNQALNWQPIPIHSRPKAMDGMLALEKPCPEYQRLQKEQLNSNYHQKIIAANSKLYVYLSEKTGMKIKDFIGANDIYDTLLVENQSNYTLPEWTQSVFPEKLRQQAVIRFEFDTHTPQLAKFGVGQVFDRILTQFDSRVKNLTFPKFQMLSAHDTNVFNVLNSLGIPNLEMVPYTGMVIFELRRNSYGKYYVDFLYKKSDRAELLTIKGCETDCDYDRFKAILKPLSSIWREGMLKAYK; encoded by the exons ATGACAATGTCATCATCAGTTGGTGTTTGGGTTTTGGTCTGCGCTATATCAAGTCACCTGTCAGTGGCTCAGGATCTGGTAGCCGTGACTGTG TTATATAGGCATGGTCATCGATCTATTCTTGATCCCTACCCTACGGATCCCTACAGGAATGAAAGTTTTTGGCCAGTTCCATTTGGGGAACTAACAAAT ATCGGCAAAAACCAACATTACGCCCTTGGTAAATGGCTGCGGCAACGTTACACCTCCTTCCTGAGCAGGAAATACATGGCGAAGGAAATTCACATAAGATCATCCAACTACGATCGATGCTTAATGTCAGCAGCCTCCAACTTAGCCGGTCTCTACCCACCGGAAGGAGACCAAATCTGGAACCAAGCGCTCAACTGGCAACCCATACCAATCCACAGCCGTCCAAAAGCGATGGACGGTATGCTGGCCCTGGAGAAACCATGCCCCGAATACCAAAGGCTCCAGAAGGAACAACTCAACAGCAACTACCACCAGAAGATCATCGCAGCCAATAGCAAACTCTACGTCTACTTGTCTGAGAAGACAGGGATGAAGATCAAGGACTTCATAGGGGCGAACGATATCTACGATACCCTCCTGGTCGAGAACCAATCAAACTACACCCTTCCCGAGTGGACCCAGTCTGTGTTCCCAGAGAAACTGCGCCAGCAAGCCGTGATTAGGTTCGAATTTGACACCCACACCCCACAGTTGGCCAAGTTCGGGGTGGGGCAGGTTTTCGACAGGATCTTGACCCAATTCGATTCCCGTGTGAAGAATCTGACGTTCCCCAAGTTCCAGATGCTGTCAGCGCACGACACTAACGTTTTCAACGTGCTGAACTCCCTCGGGATACCCAATTTGGAGATGGTTCCTTACACTGGCATGGTTATTTTCGAGCTGAGGAGGAATAGCTACGGGAAATACTACGTGGACTTCTTGTACAAGAAGTCCGATAGGGCGGAATTGCTCACGATCAAGGGCTGTGAAACCGACTGTGATTACGATAGATTTAAGGCTATTTTGAAACCGTTGTCCTCCATTTGGAGGGAAGGAATGCTCAAAGCttataaatga
- the LOC123320359 gene encoding testicular acid phosphatase homolog produces the protein MTNFWILFVIFSIVVYAESYKGELLASVVIFREGQRTPLKEFSQDPWKSDWESIGYGQLSKSGKKQMYELGKWIRERYAEHLPPVYTKNSIHVQAIDFDEAITSAYMVLAGLYPPVDNQTNDVADQQLIPVHTEKISNDFLFMGAACKQFPASTTTSSFRESEYTDRDRLEERLGMKFDPNITLLDVFDTISAARAMNLDKKPSWSDVNFMNVIENNIFNQLAESTSTLDQAKIKIGPLIYEITEYMNQFIPGPPKNVYKPKFKAVFYAAVLDTMISLINGLQTAEVLVLPDHIPEFGSSIMFELREGYLGHKYINIFYKNSTDDLAQIKIKDCSLDCDYQIFLKKVQPLIHEHETAVAECEDGPYEEPQSLEDKYYGVILPFGL, from the exons ATGACAAATTTCTGGATTCTATTCGTTATTTTTTCGATTGTTGTATACGCAGAAAGTTATAAAGGAGAGTTATTAGCTTCTGTTGTG ATCTTCAGAGAAGGTCAAAGAACACCCCTGAAGGAATTCTCTCAAGATCCTTGGAAATCAGACTGGGAATCTATTGGATATGGCCAATTATCCAAG TCTGGGAAGAAACAAATGTACGAACTGGGAAAGTGGATACGTGAACGATACGCTGAACATTTACCCCCAGTGTACACTAAGAATTCGATACATGTCCAAGCCATAGATTTCGACGAAGCCATAACATCAGCCTATATGGTCCTTGCTGGACTCTACCCACCTGTTGATAACCAAACTAACGACGTAGCAGATCAACAACTCATACCAGTCCACACAGAGAAGATCAGCAACGATTTTCTCTTCATGGGCGCAGCTTGCAAACAATTTCCTGCGTCCACAACCACTTCTTCTTTCCGAGAGTCAGAGTACACAGATAGAGACCGCTTGGAAGAAAGGCTAGGTATGAAGTTTGACCCCAACATCACTCTTCTGGATGTATTTGACACCATATCTGCAGCCAGAGCTATGAACTTGGACAAAAAACCCTCTTGGTCCGATGTTAACTTCATGAACGTGATAGAGAACAACATTTTCAACCAATTGGCAGAGTCAACGTCAACACTGGACCAAGCGAAAATCAAGATTGGTCCACTTATTTACGAAATAACAGAGTATATGAACCAATTCATACCTGGGCCTCCCAAAAATGTGTACAAACCGAAATTCAAGGCTGTTTTCTACGCTGCTGTCCTGGACACGATGATCAGTCTGATAAATGGCTTACAAACTGCAGAGGTGCTAGTGTTGCCAGACCATATACCGGAATTTGGCTCGTCCATCATGTTCGAGCTCCGGGAAGGCTATTTGGGCCATAAGTATATCAACATCTTCTACAAGAATTCCACTGACGATTTGGCACAGATCAAAATCAAAGATTGCAGTCTTGACTGTGACTAccagatattcttgaagaaagtGCAACCGCTGATTCATGAGCATGAGACAGCTGTGGCTGAATGTGAGGATGGACCATACGAAGAACCACAATCTTTGGAGGACAAATATTATGGCGTTATTTTACCTTTCGGGCTGTAG